The DNA window TGATTATCGATCTTGAAGATCTTCTCTATCGACGAGGGCTCGAGCAACTTGGAGTTCACCCGCTTGTCAACAAGCAGGACGATTCCATCGTTGCATTTGATCCCAACCGCAGTCGTGCCGCGTTTGACCGCTTCACGTGCGTACTCTACCTGATAAAGCCGGCCATCTGGGCTGAACACCGTTATGGCCCGGTCATATCCCATCTGATATTGTGGTTGCATTATCTCTCCTGAAGATCCTGTTCAACAAGGAACAGTAGCTTTTGACTGTTACATCCCTTCTCTATTAAATCAACCTTTTGTGATTCCCTGACATGGACCTCGTAGATCACGCCATCCACTTCCAGGTCCTCACGTTCTGGTCGTTCAACCGGCTGTCGCATCCGTCTGCGGAGGGCATGGATCGTCCCCGATGTCGCGAGGGTCCTGAAGGCAACCCGCTGGCCATCTACCTCGGTGACCACGGCGAGGGCTGTGGCAAGGAACTGCTCGCTCCCCCGACTGCAACGTGCGATCAGGTAGCCGTCACCGGCGAATACGACGGCATGGTGGAGGGCTGCCCCTGCACCATCGCCGTACAGTCCGGTTATCGCCTCTGCGATCGCAACGTACAGGACTTTCGAGTCGATAGAAGGGTAGTTCGGTACTATCGCAGCCAGCACATACCGCTTCTTGATCCGCATCGTCGGCGGTCTGGGTTTCATTCGACCACCCTGACTGGCAGCAGCTGGTGCAGTACCCCTGGCAGCGAGGTGAGTCCCCTGATGACCTCTTCCTTCTCCATCCCAAAGAGGGCACAGAGCAGGGTCATCTCCCTGACCGATCGCTGATCGAGGATCGAGCGTGCGAACGATCCGATCACAAATGGGAACTCATATCGTCGGTGCAGGGTCAGCAGGTCGGCGTACCGCTGCAGCACGCGCTGCCGCTGCAGCCCCTTCAGATACAGCAGGGGAAAGAGGTCGATTGTAACCCCCACATTCTTCTCAGCGGCGAGCCGGGCGGAGACATGGTCGAAGGCGTTCTTCCGCTGTCGCTCGACCCCAGCCAGCAGGTGGACCCCGCGGAGCGGGACCACACCCCTGATGAACGAGGCATCCCCGGCCATGACGATCATAACCTGACCCTCTTTCGTACGCCCGAGGTCCCTGATCACCTCACGGACATGCCGTGTCTCGATCACCCGTGCCGGCAGCACACTGACATTCCCGATGACTGCCGGCTGCTCCACGGGCAGCACGATGGTGTCAAAGCCGAGAGCTCCGGCCTCCATCGTCATTCTGGTCAGGGAGGAGTCTCCTGCCGGATACGAACAGGTACAGATGTCAGTGCAGTGCATGACCAAAAAAAGAGATCGGGTTACTTACCCTTATTTGCATTTGAGCGGATGGACGGACGGGTCTTCTCAGTCCCTCTGCCCCGGGTTCGCATACCACGGCCCTTCATCCCTGCACTGGTCTTACCGCGCTCTGCACGTCCACGCTGGGTTGCATTTCCAAACCAGCTCAGCCGTGGATCGCTCAGCACTACGGGGTGGTGACCGTCGACGAGGATCACTTCATACCACTTCTGTCTGCCGTCCTGGCCGACCCAGTACGAGTTGAGAACCTCCATGTTTGGGTACCGGGACGAAGCACGCTCCTCACCGATACGCTGCAGGCTCTTTCCTGGGGTCAACTTGCGCATCCCCATGTTGGCTGTTCTCCGTCCGCGGATGTACCGTGAGGCTCTCCGCCCACCCCGTCTGACCTTGACCCTGACCACGATGATGCCCTGCTTGGCCTTGAATCCAAGGGAGCGGGCCCGATCGATACGAGTTGGGTGTTCGAGTCTGACGACGGTTCCTTCCCGCCGCCATACCTGCATACGGTCCCAGAGGAGCTTCTTAACACCGGTCTCCTCGGGTTTCTTCCATGCCTCACGAACGTAGGCATACATAGATTTTGACATGATCTTCACCAAGGTTCAGCTCAAATTTTGAGCTACATTCCTTTACGGGACGGATCCCGTATTCCTTTATATGTCGACCACCCGGTTATTAATAACAGCGGTGATCCTGGTCAGCCCTTGATCTTCTCGATCACCCGGATATCGCTGATCCCGGTCA is part of the Methanosphaerula palustris E1-9c genome and encodes:
- a CDS encoding Rpp14/Pop5 family protein is translated as MKPRPPTMRIKKRYVLAAIVPNYPSIDSKVLYVAIAEAITGLYGDGAGAALHHAVVFAGDGYLIARCSRGSEQFLATALAVVTEVDGQRVAFRTLATSGTIHALRRRMRQPVERPEREDLEVDGVIYEVHVRESQKVDLIEKGCNSQKLLFLVEQDLQER
- a CDS encoding RNase P subunit p30 family protein, translated to MHCTDICTCSYPAGDSSLTRMTMEAGALGFDTIVLPVEQPAVIGNVSVLPARVIETRHVREVIRDLGRTKEGQVMIVMAGDASFIRGVVPLRGVHLLAGVERQRKNAFDHVSARLAAEKNVGVTIDLFPLLYLKGLQRQRVLQRYADLLTLHRRYEFPFVIGSFARSILDQRSVREMTLLCALFGMEKEEVIRGLTSLPGVLHQLLPVRVVE
- a CDS encoding 50S ribosomal protein L15e, whose amino-acid sequence is MSKSMYAYVREAWKKPEETGVKKLLWDRMQVWRREGTVVRLEHPTRIDRARSLGFKAKQGIIVVRVKVRRGGRRASRYIRGRRTANMGMRKLTPGKSLQRIGEERASSRYPNMEVLNSYWVGQDGRQKWYEVILVDGHHPVVLSDPRLSWFGNATQRGRAERGKTSAGMKGRGMRTRGRGTEKTRPSIRSNANKGK